In a genomic window of Brucella anthropi ATCC 49188:
- a CDS encoding polysaccharide pyruvyl transferase family protein, which translates to MRIGLFGQFGSGNTGNDGSLEAMLQLLKRNCPDAQLVCICSKPDIVAQTFDLSAHPVSQPDPSNWLLRAVNKAMLHFPRRTVGFSCALLLASQLDLIIVPGTGILDDFNENPFGWPFAVLRWSLAARLTGTRMIFVSIGAGPVDHRWSRFFIRQAAMLASFRSYRDQISHDFMKQLGVKPAQDFVSADIAFALPTVPDQNRDRPEQCVGIGVMTYRGWKKMEKDGDAIYRDYVSKVTTLVTRLLASGRQVRLLIGDKGDIEAARDILEQLAPAEANKVAFEPSASLHELMQQIAKTDVVIASRYHNIVCALAMGRPTISMAYASKNDALLHDTGLAAFCHRIDNFDPETILSQVDFAFEHQTILTTQVKAGVERYRSRLARQEELLHTTFLDNVRSTADPAIQSLRPN; encoded by the coding sequence ATGAGAATAGGACTTTTCGGGCAGTTTGGTTCCGGCAATACCGGCAATGACGGTTCGCTGGAAGCCATGTTGCAACTCTTGAAGCGTAACTGTCCCGACGCACAGCTTGTCTGCATCTGCTCCAAACCCGATATCGTTGCGCAGACATTCGATCTTTCAGCTCATCCGGTCTCCCAGCCCGATCCATCCAACTGGCTGCTCCGGGCAGTCAACAAAGCGATGCTGCATTTTCCCCGACGAACAGTCGGTTTCAGTTGCGCGCTTCTGCTTGCTTCTCAGCTCGATCTCATCATTGTGCCGGGTACAGGCATACTGGATGACTTCAACGAGAACCCCTTTGGCTGGCCTTTTGCAGTACTGCGTTGGTCGCTGGCGGCCAGACTGACCGGCACGCGCATGATCTTCGTGTCGATCGGCGCCGGACCGGTCGATCATCGATGGAGCCGGTTCTTCATCCGTCAGGCTGCAATGCTGGCGTCTTTTCGTTCCTATAGAGATCAAATCTCTCATGACTTCATGAAACAGCTGGGCGTAAAACCCGCTCAGGATTTCGTCAGTGCTGATATCGCCTTTGCATTGCCAACGGTTCCTGATCAAAATCGGGATAGGCCGGAACAATGTGTGGGCATCGGCGTGATGACTTATCGCGGGTGGAAAAAGATGGAGAAGGATGGCGATGCCATCTACAGGGACTATGTCTCCAAAGTAACGACACTGGTGACCAGGCTTCTGGCCAGCGGGCGTCAGGTGCGTCTGCTGATCGGAGACAAGGGCGACATAGAGGCGGCTCGCGATATACTGGAGCAGCTCGCTCCGGCGGAAGCGAACAAAGTCGCATTTGAACCATCCGCTTCCCTGCACGAACTCATGCAACAGATCGCCAAGACCGACGTCGTTATCGCAAGCCGCTACCATAACATCGTCTGCGCGCTGGCCATGGGACGCCCCACAATCTCCATGGCTTATGCGAGCAAAAACGACGCTTTGTTGCACGATACCGGACTGGCGGCATTCTGCCACCGGATTGACAATTTTGATCCTGAAACAATCCTCTCCCAGGTCGACTTTGCTTTCGAGCATCAAACGATTTTGACCACGCAGGTGAAAGCCGGTGTGGAGCGCTATCGCAGCCGGCTGGCACGACAGGAAGAGCTTCTTCACACCACATTTCTCGACAATGTCAGGAGTACAGCTGATCCAGCCATTCAGTCACTACGACCGAACTAG
- a CDS encoding glycosyltransferase family 4 protein, protein MKCAYFVRPHIGGTYSVFTRLRASLAQSGIELRWLAAGAAGDTVNVPTGQGLDDALRKGDAIDRMGVLDEETRARHMISFLRENHFDAVFVNVLANRFETNLARYLPADILRIMIVHNITPGTYAAARAIRDHVHATVGVSKRCRDDLVRQHGFDASRTLVIPHGLNRDIHLSRNVQKPDESGPLRLLYLGRMEDNSKGIFWLPNILRELDCSYHLTVAGNGPDLEQLRHRLAPFGDKVRFSGWVAPADVPWLVNQHDVMIMPSRFEGFGLTLIEAMSQGCPAVVSKIAGVTDTIVTDGEDGLLFPVGDFRQAARHINRLARDRELLAGMAAAAQQKVETVFDNDIAGRAYAGLLEHLAEDRPAIAPPLPLSQWSMPNALHSSLRSRLPKPVKNWLRQVRERLHTRWSAA, encoded by the coding sequence ATGAAATGTGCTTACTTTGTCCGTCCTCACATAGGCGGGACCTATTCGGTTTTCACGCGTCTGCGCGCCTCGCTTGCCCAGTCGGGCATAGAGCTTCGCTGGCTTGCTGCAGGCGCTGCTGGCGATACGGTCAATGTGCCGACAGGGCAGGGGCTTGATGATGCGCTTCGCAAGGGCGATGCCATCGACCGCATGGGTGTGCTGGATGAAGAAACCCGCGCAAGGCATATGATCAGCTTCCTGCGCGAAAACCATTTCGACGCCGTTTTCGTCAATGTTCTTGCGAACCGTTTCGAAACCAATCTGGCGCGCTATCTGCCCGCCGATATTCTGCGCATCATGATCGTGCACAATATCACACCCGGCACCTACGCGGCGGCGCGGGCAATCCGCGATCATGTTCACGCAACTGTCGGCGTTTCAAAACGCTGCCGCGACGATCTCGTGCGCCAGCATGGTTTTGATGCGTCGCGCACGCTTGTCATCCCGCATGGACTGAACCGGGACATTCACTTGTCGCGCAATGTTCAAAAGCCGGATGAGTCCGGCCCGCTTCGCCTGCTTTATCTGGGGCGGATGGAAGACAACTCGAAGGGCATTTTCTGGCTGCCGAATATTCTGCGCGAGCTCGATTGCTCCTATCACCTGACGGTCGCCGGTAATGGTCCCGATCTGGAACAGCTGCGGCATCGTCTTGCGCCTTTCGGCGACAAGGTGAGGTTTAGTGGCTGGGTTGCGCCTGCCGATGTTCCCTGGCTGGTGAACCAGCATGACGTCATGATCATGCCGTCACGCTTTGAAGGTTTCGGCCTGACGCTCATTGAAGCGATGAGCCAGGGATGCCCGGCGGTCGTCTCGAAGATCGCTGGTGTGACCGATACGATTGTCACCGATGGCGAGGACGGGCTCTTGTTTCCTGTCGGCGATTTCCGTCAGGCAGCGCGTCATATCAACCGGCTTGCACGCGACCGAGAGCTACTTGCCGGCATGGCAGCCGCCGCCCAGCAGAAAGTGGAAACGGTCTTCGACAACGATATTGCTGGTCGAGCCTATGCCGGTCTTCTCGAACATCTCGCGGAGGATCGCCCAGCCATTGCGCCGCCACTGCCGCTTTCGCAATGGTCGATGCCGAACGCACTTCATTCCAGTTTGCGCAGTCGCTTGCCAAAACCGGTAAAGAACTGGCTGCGTCAGGTGCGCGAGCGCCTGCATACGAGATGGTCGGCAGCATGA